In Bacteroidota bacterium, the genomic stretch GCTATTTGTAAACAACATGCTTCAGGATAAAAGATATGGACTTGCAGGCTCTAACTTGAGTGGGCATATAATAAACAAAGAAGGTAAGCGGGAAAACATCAAAGTTAACCTGGGTGGTTCGTTTAAAATTGACTGCAACGTTTTTATCGACGATAATAAAGTAGAAGTGCAAAAACGGAAGTAATATTTAGATAAACATTATTTTTAAATCTCTTAATTATGAACATAATAAAATATCTTCTTATCGGAATGGCTATTCTTGGTATAATTGCCTCTATTTATATTATGATTGATGAACAATCATTATCGGGAGTGAAAACAATAGTTATTGGAGTTATTACCATCGCAGCGGCATTAAATATTGAGAAAATTTTAGCTTACTCGAAAACTAAAAAATAGAGTTAAATTGATATTAATATTACGAAAAATCAAATATTATGAAATCCCCATGAACGCCGGGTGTACAACAAGCGTGATGAATATAAATGGGGATACCATAGCTGTCACGCTCTAGAGTGATGACCAAAACATAAGATTAGATGTATATGAAAAAACAAAATTTTAATAAACTTAACACTGATACACTAAAACAATAGGGTCAAATATTAAAAGCTGTTTTAGTTATTTTTATTGTTGTCTTAGCGATGCTGATAGGCCTGTTGATTTTTAATATTTATAAAGGTGAAATTAATACGTTGATTGCTGTACCAATTGCATTATTCCCTATTTTGCATCTTGGTTCTAAACAACTCAAAGACATAAATACTGAAATTCAATTAAGGCAATAAAAAACTATACATCCTTCATTAAACTATAAGCATAAACATAATATGGCTTTATATTTATTTCAACTCATAAAAATCAATAAAATTTGAGTCACGATTTTTACAAAACATATATAGACCCTTACTCGCCAATAATTGTAAAGATATGCAGGACATATACTAATAGTCAGGAAGATTTCGAAGACTATTATCAGGAAGTATGTTTACAAATATGGCGTAGCAAAGACAATTTTCAACAAAAGTCAAAACTGTCAACATGGATATACAGACTATCGCTAAACGTATGCCTGTCACTGCATAGTAAGGAAAAGAATTTTACAAAAAAGCACTCAGAGTATAAACCCATTAATATCAGTTCTGATAACGGCGCTTTTAAGAATGAAAGCTTAAACTTATTATATAGAGCAATAAAAAAGCTGAGCGAGGTTGACAGAGCAATTATAGTACTCTATCTGGAAGAAAAATCGAATATTGAAATAGCAGAGATAACAGGTACTAACGCGAATAATATAGGTGTTAGAATAAGCAGGATTAAAGACAAATTAAAAAAAATGCTGGATGGACAAATCAATTGAGGAAATATGGAAAAACTGTCATACTGGCGAAGATTTAATTGCTCCCAAGTACGACAAACATTACGCTAAAAAGTCGAAACTTATAACTGAAAAAATTCGTAAAATTCAGAATATAGATAACAATTCGGCTATTGTTTTTGCAATTATATCTCTTATCGGATTTGGGTTTACCAAATGGCTGTATCTAGGCATATACTTATTTGTGTTTTTCATGGCTCTATACATTTATAATTCTATTAAGCTGAAAGAACTATATACTATTGATGCTAATCTGTCAACACGTAATTTTATTGTTGAATACAAAAAAAGGATAGATAAGCTAATCGATATTTATTTACGAATAATCACCTTTATTCTTCCTATTGTATTAATTTCTGTTTTTTGGCTGTTTCTGAAAGAGTTTGAGGAGTTTAACACAATTATTGAAGATTTAGGATATGCCAAAACATCTATATTTTTAATAATTATAACCCTTGTAACAGCTGTTTTAGGGCACTATGTCTACAAGTACTTTGTACGGTTATTTTACAATAGTTTACTTATTAAACTCGATAATGTACTATATGATATTGACCAGGCAGATGTTCCTCGAATAATTCCAAAAGGAACAACTACCGGGAAAATAATATTCATAATAATTGTTTCACTAGTAGTATTATTTATTATTGGTTATTTAAGTGGCTATATGATAGCATCTGTTTTATAAATAAAATAACTGTGCAGATTTATGTCTCCACAGTTATTTTATCTTCAATTATTATCTTTTTCTAAAATTGCATTAATTGCCATTCTAAGCTCGCCCCAATCATACTTATTATCTAATTTTTCTCTCAGCTCACCAAGACTTAATTCCTTGTGTCTGTGCGATTTCACAGCCGATATTATTTCCTTGCTCTTTTCTTCGCCAATAACGTCTGCAATATCAATTAAATCTTCCTTAACACATTTCGATAAGTGCGATTCAATTGTTCCTGGCGCAAACTCGCGTTTCTTTGCAATTTCGTCTATACTTAAGCCTTGTTTAAAAAATGCTAGACTTTGCAAGTGGGTAGGTACTTTTTTTAATACTTCCTTCTTTTTATCTTCTTCCTCTTCCAAAGCTGTATTTTCATCGACTTCAATATCCTCTTTATTGCAATACGCCTTTATAATATCAATTATATCATCGCCATATTTCTGTACGCGAATTTTCCCCATTCCTTTTACTTTTTTCAATTGTACAGCAGTTATAGGAAGGTCGTTGCACATATTGTACAGTGTGTCTTGAGTGAAAATTTGAAATGGAGGGATGTCTTCATCCTCCGATTTTTGATATCTATAAGAGCGTAATTGTGCGAATAACTTTGGGTTTACATTAGCTATGGCCTCTTTTTTTACAGCTTTTGGCTCTTTAATCTTCGCAAATACCGAATCGTTTCGAAGGTTCATGTATTTAGTTGAATCGAATTTGCCATTCAGTCCCATGAAACAAAATTCCTTAAGCTTCACTAATGTATTAAATTTCTTAATCTGCTCTGTCAAATCCTTTTTTACAGCTTTATTATCAGTCGAAAACGTGAAATCTTCAAGTGGTTTTTCTATAAACTCTTCTATTTGTTTAGTGAAGTATTCCATTCCTTTCGATACCCTTTCCTGAATAGCAACATCAGTTTGTGGATCTTCGGTGTCGATACTTAACTGCTGTAGTTGTTTTTGAAAAGTAATACCGACTTTAATTAGATTATCTACACCCTGTTCTTTTATAATTTTAATAGAGTCCCAAAAGTTGCCTTTTAATGTATTCTGGTTTTGAGAGCAAATGTTTTGAGCTCTGTTAATCGGATAAGATAATTGCCTGAAATCGAATAATTCTGAGATCAGGTTTAACTGGTATTGTTTTTCCGATTCGTATAAATCGTTAGTTCCCGGAGGATTATCTTCTATGTTTTTTGTAAAAGACGTAACCGTGTTATCGTGAATAATACTTTGTTGTTTTAACGGTTTGCGCAAAACCATTCCTTCCATAGTTTTACAGCGACTAAGAGCTACATAAGTCTGTCCGTGAGTAAACGACAACTGTACATCTATAACCGCTTTTTCGAAAGTAAGCCCTTGACTTTTATGAATAGTTATAGCCCATGCAAGTTTTAGAGGTATCTGAGTGAAGGAACCTTTTACGTTCTCGCTTATCTCATTGGTTTCTTTGTCTATTGTGTAAGAAATATTTTCCCAAATTTCGGGTGTTGTTTCTATATCTTCAGAATCTCCGATACATCTGACAATTACTTTTTCACTTTCCAATCTAACAATCTTCCCTATCTTTCCGTTGTAATACCGCTTTTCGGGATTGCTGTCATTTTTCACAAACATAACCTGAGCACCTTCTTTGAGTTCAAGTTTTTCATGTGTGGGGTAATTATGTTCCGAAAAGTCACCATCTATTTCTGCACGAAAATATTTCGATTTCTCTTTAATCTTATTCAGCTTCTGAATATTTATTTCGTCTGCCTGATTATTGTGAGTTGTAAGTGTTATATAGCCTTCTTTATCATCAGGTGTAAAATCAGGAATATGTCTTTTATTTAATTCATCTATTGATTCTTGAGAAATATTATTATTTCTGATTTCGTTAAGAATATCGATAAATTTTTGATTCTGCTGACGATAGATATGTTTCAATTCTATGCTTATAGCATTACTTTCCTGAAACGCTTTGCTGCTGAAAAAATATGCTGTTTCGTAATAAGGTCTTAATAAATTCCATTCCTGATCTTTAATTACCGGAGCTAATTGCTGCAAATCGCCAATCATCAACACCTGCACTCCTCCAAAAACTCTGGTTTTGTCTTTGTATTTCCGCAATACCTGATCAATACCATCAAGCAAATCTGCTCTAACCATACTTATCTCATCGATAATAAGTAAATCCAAAGAGCGTATTATATCTATTTTCTTTTTGTTGAATTTTTTCTTAGCCGGAATATTCCCCGACGAACTTTGAGCTTCCGGTGGTAAAATAGGTCCAAAGGCCATCTGAAAGAATGAGTGAATGGTAGTTCCTTTTGCATTTATTGCTGCAACACCCGTTGGAGCAACTACTATATGTCGCTTTAGAGTTGATTTTCTAATTTCATGTAGGAAGGTTGTTTTCCCTGTACCTGCTTTACCGGTAAGGAAGATGTTTCGATCGGTTCTGTTTATGAAATCCCGGGTAAGATCAAGCTCTTTGTTTGCAGTTTTATTGTTTTGCATGCTAAAATTGGATATTATGGTAATACAATATTGCAATTTATGAATTTGTGCTCATATATTTAATGAAATTGGCTTCTATGATATCTGATAATTGTTTATTCGGTATTAGTTTACTGGTGGACAAATTAAATGCCTGATCTATTTTTTATAAAAAAATACTGATTCTTCTGTAACAAAAAGCAAAGCATTTACGTATAACATTGGTAGCCTGTAATTAAATACAGGCATTGAACTGTAGATTAAGGGGTTAGATTATTTCTGATCTTAAATTTAAAAAGTAGATATGAGACAGCTGAAAATCACGAAACAGGTTACCAACAGGGAAACCGCGTCATTAGACAAGTACCTTCAAGAAATCGGTAAAGTAGACTTAATTACTGCTGAGGATGAGGTGGAGTTGGCGCAGAAAATCCGGGCTGGTGACCAAAGAGCATTAGAAAAATTAACTAAGGCCAACCTTAGGTTTGTGGTTTCGGTAGCTAAACAGTATCAAAATCAAGGGTTAACACTTCCTGATTTAATAAACGAAGGTAACCTTGGTTTAATTAAAGCGGCTCAGAGATTTGATGAAACACGTGGATTTAAATTCATTTCTTATGCTGTTTGGTGGATCCGTCAATCTATTCTTCAGGCTTTGGCTGAGCAATCTCGTATTGTTCGTCTTCCTTTGAATAAGATCGGATCTATAAATAAGATTAATAAAATGTTCGCCTCTTTGGAGCAGGAACATGAAAGGGCACCATCGGCAGAGGAAATTGCATCTAACCTTGAAATGAGTGAGGATGATGTTAAGGAGTCGATGAAGAATTCAGGTCGTCATGTATCGATGGATGCGCCATTAGTTGAAGGAGAAGATTCAAATCTTTATGATGTAATTCGTTCAGGAGAATCACCAATTCCCGATAGAGATTTATTGACAGATTCGTTGAGAACCGAGATAGAGAGAGCTTTGGCTACTCTAACTCCCCGTGAAGCAGATGTTGTAAGACTGTACTTCGGACTTGGAGATGCTCATCCTATGACACTGGAAGAGATTGGAGAAACCTTCGATTTAACACGTGAGCGTGTACGTCAGATTAAAGAAAAAGCAATTCGTCGTCTGAAACACACATCACGTAGTAAAATATTGAAAACATATTTAGGATAAGTGTAAGAGGGCAAAAGCCCTCTTTTTTTATACAACATAATAACTATAACTAACAATGAGTAAGCGAATTATATCACCTTCACTTCTTGCTGCTGATTTTACAAATTTGCAAAGCGAAATAGAGATGTTAAATGAAAGTGAGGCTGAGTGGCTTCACCTCGACATAATGGATGGAGTTTTTGTTCCGAATATAACTTTTGGAATGCCTGTTATCAAGCAAATGAGAAAACACAGTAAAAAGGTTTTTGATGTGCACTTAATGATAATTGATCCTGTAAGATATGTGGAAGAATTCGCAGAAGCAGGAGCAGATATTTTAGTAGTACATTATGAAGCATGTACTCATCTACACCGCACAATCCAGCTTATTAAAGCGAATGGAATGAAAGCCGGAGTTTCATTAAATCCTCATACACCGGTTTCTGTTTTGAATGAGATAATAGCCGATTTGGATCTTGTTCTGATAATGTCAGTTAATCCGGGGTTTGGAGGACAAAAATTTGTTGAAAATACCTGCTCTAAAATCAGAGATCTTGTTGAATTGAAAAAGCTTAAAGGATCTGACGCTATTATAGAAGTTGACGGTGGTGTAAATACTGATATTCTTCCAAAGCTGGAAGAAGCCGGAGCCGAAGCTTTCGTAGCAGGAAGCTTTGTTTTTAATTCTGATAATCCGAAGCAGACAATCAGCGATTTGTTGAGTTGTTAATTTGAGAATATAAATAACACAAAAAATATATTAAAATGAAAATAGCGATTGGTTCTGATCACGCAGGAGTTGAGTACAAGAAAGAAATTGTAAAACATCTTGAGGCAAAGGGATTCGAAGTAAAAGACTTTGGACCTTATACTGAAGACAGTGTTGATTATCCTGATTATATTCACCCTGTAGCAAGTGGTGTTGAAAATAAAGAGTTTGATTTTGGAGTGATAATGTGTGGTAGCGGGAATGGTGCCGGAATTACAGCAAACAAACACCAGGGTATTAGAGCTTCACTATGTTGGAATGTAGAATTGGCAGAACTTGCACGTTTGCATAACGATGCTAATATACTTGATATGCCGGCTCGTTTTGTGTCGTTGGAACTTGCCCTGCAAATGGTAGATGCTTTCTTTAGTACTGATTTCGAAGGTGGACGTCACCAAACAAGAGTTGACAAGATTCCTGTATAATAAAATGCTATGATTCATCCGATGACTACGAGTCATCGGATGAATATATTTTATTCTGAAACCTGAGTTCTCTGGCTCGCTAATACAGAAATACTGTCGAGTTTTTCTAATCCTCGTAGCAGGTCTTTTTCCATGTTTTCATCCATGGCGGCAGCCATCCATCTCATATAAAAAGGCATTTCGCCCTTCATCCCCCAGGTAACTTTAGTGCCTTTCTCAGTCTCTTCGAATTGCCAGTAAATATCAGAGCTTGATTCAAATGGTTTTAAGAAATTGATTACCTGATCAATAGAACTATATGGAGATGATCCTATAGTCTCCATGTTTCCTTCTCCTGATTCTTCGCCTTTCCAGGTGTATTTTGCACCAACGCCATTTTTGTTTCCGGAATAGCTAACCTCCATATTATCTCCAAAAGCTTCGGTCCAGGGATCCCATTTTGGCCATTCTTTATAGTCGTCTACAAAGCCAAAAATAATTTCTGCGGGAGCATTAATAGTTCTTGATCTAAAAGTGTCGTATTTGCCATCCAGAGTTGATAGCCATACTATGATGAGTACTATTAATAGCCCGGCAAGAATTCCGAGGTACTTTAAGAATCTTACCATTTCTGTTATTATTTTAAATTGCAGTATAAAGTTAAGAAAATAAAATTTGAGGCTGAAATTACGATTCTATCTCCTCCATGTCTTTCATTTGTGTAACACCACCGGAAACGATGTATTTCATTATGCCTGTAGCATTGACATTGATAGTTTTTAGATTTTTCTTGTCTACAATAAAAAGCTGACCGGATATAGCGTATGAGTGTGGGACATATACCGAAACCATATTATCTCCAAGATCGAACTTTTGCATATTGTCATCTGTTAAAAAGCCTAACCTGTAAATATCCGATTCAGGGTAGAGCCTCACTAAAACGGGCTTGCTAAAACTCTTTTTTTGACCTACAAATGAGGAAACTAAGTCCTTAACGGAAGTATAAATAATCCTTACGAGCGGAGCCTTAATAAATATGTTTTCAAAGTATGAAACGAATGGCAGAGCCACCAGTATGTTGCCTATAAACCCGATTACTGTGATTAGTAATATCACTATAATAATACCCAGGCCCCAGGTTTTGAATGGTAGCCAGGGCTGTACCTGTGTGTCG encodes the following:
- a CDS encoding sigma-70 family RNA polymerase sigma factor, which gives rise to MSHDFYKTYIDPYSPIIVKICRTYTNSQEDFEDYYQEVCLQIWRSKDNFQQKSKLSTWIYRLSLNVCLSLHSKEKNFTKKHSEYKPINISSDNGAFKNESLNLLYRAIKKLSEVDRAIIVLYLEEKSNIEIAEITGTNANNIGVRISRIKDKLKKMLDGQIN
- a CDS encoding helix-turn-helix domain-containing protein, coding for MQNNKTANKELDLTRDFINRTDRNIFLTGKAGTGKTTFLHEIRKSTLKRHIVVAPTGVAAINAKGTTIHSFFQMAFGPILPPEAQSSSGNIPAKKKFNKKKIDIIRSLDLLIIDEISMVRADLLDGIDQVLRKYKDKTRVFGGVQVLMIGDLQQLAPVIKDQEWNLLRPYYETAYFFSSKAFQESNAISIELKHIYRQQNQKFIDILNEIRNNNISQESIDELNKRHIPDFTPDDKEGYITLTTHNNQADEINIQKLNKIKEKSKYFRAEIDGDFSEHNYPTHEKLELKEGAQVMFVKNDSNPEKRYYNGKIGKIVRLESEKVIVRCIGDSEDIETTPEIWENISYTIDKETNEISENVKGSFTQIPLKLAWAITIHKSQGLTFEKAVIDVQLSFTHGQTYVALSRCKTMEGMVLRKPLKQQSIIHDNTVTSFTKNIEDNPPGTNDLYESEKQYQLNLISELFDFRQLSYPINRAQNICSQNQNTLKGNFWDSIKIIKEQGVDNLIKVGITFQKQLQQLSIDTEDPQTDVAIQERVSKGMEYFTKQIEEFIEKPLEDFTFSTDNKAVKKDLTEQIKKFNTLVKLKEFCFMGLNGKFDSTKYMNLRNDSVFAKIKEPKAVKKEAIANVNPKLFAQLRSYRYQKSEDEDIPPFQIFTQDTLYNMCNDLPITAVQLKKVKGMGKIRVQKYGDDIIDIIKAYCNKEDIEVDENTALEEEEDKKKEVLKKVPTHLQSLAFFKQGLSIDEIAKKREFAPGTIESHLSKCVKEDLIDIADVIGEEKSKEIISAVKSHRHKELSLGELREKLDNKYDWGELRMAINAILEKDNN
- a CDS encoding SRPBCC family protein, which gives rise to MVRFLKYLGILAGLLIVLIIVWLSTLDGKYDTFRSRTINAPAEIIFGFVDDYKEWPKWDPWTEAFGDNMEVSYSGNKNGVGAKYTWKGEESGEGNMETIGSSPYSSIDQVINFLKPFESSSDIYWQFEETEKGTKVTWGMKGEMPFYMRWMAAAMDENMEKDLLRGLEKLDSISVLASQRTQVSE
- a CDS encoding DUF502 domain-containing protein; this translates as MNRFVKYFFQGLLYTIPISVTLYVIYEIIISIDTQVQPWLPFKTWGLGIIIVILLITVIGFIGNILVALPFVSYFENIFIKAPLVRIIYTSVKDLVSSFVGQKKSFSKPVLVRLYPESDIYRLGFLTDDNMQKFDLGDNMVSVYVPHSYAISGQLFIVDKKNLKTINVNATGIMKYIVSGGVTQMKDMEEIES
- the rpe gene encoding ribulose-phosphate 3-epimerase yields the protein MSKRIISPSLLAADFTNLQSEIEMLNESEAEWLHLDIMDGVFVPNITFGMPVIKQMRKHSKKVFDVHLMIIDPVRYVEEFAEAGADILVVHYEACTHLHRTIQLIKANGMKAGVSLNPHTPVSVLNEIIADLDLVLIMSVNPGFGGQKFVENTCSKIRDLVELKKLKGSDAIIEVDGGVNTDILPKLEEAGAEAFVAGSFVFNSDNPKQTISDLLSC
- the rpiB gene encoding ribose 5-phosphate isomerase B, whose protein sequence is MKIAIGSDHAGVEYKKEIVKHLEAKGFEVKDFGPYTEDSVDYPDYIHPVASGVENKEFDFGVIMCGSGNGAGITANKHQGIRASLCWNVELAELARLHNDANILDMPARFVSLELALQMVDAFFSTDFEGGRHQTRVDKIPV
- a CDS encoding sigma-70 family RNA polymerase sigma factor, whose product is MRQLKITKQVTNRETASLDKYLQEIGKVDLITAEDEVELAQKIRAGDQRALEKLTKANLRFVVSVAKQYQNQGLTLPDLINEGNLGLIKAAQRFDETRGFKFISYAVWWIRQSILQALAEQSRIVRLPLNKIGSINKINKMFASLEQEHERAPSAEEIASNLEMSEDDVKESMKNSGRHVSMDAPLVEGEDSNLYDVIRSGESPIPDRDLLTDSLRTEIERALATLTPREADVVRLYFGLGDAHPMTLEEIGETFDLTRERVRQIKEKAIRRLKHTSRSKILKTYLG